From Vigna unguiculata cultivar IT97K-499-35 chromosome 5, ASM411807v1, whole genome shotgun sequence, the proteins below share one genomic window:
- the LOC114186359 gene encoding uncharacterized protein LOC114186359, with the protein MSSPRPVLQVQSTTPTHRHPNLSAPSMLERTLSTRRVNSYGEGDAEAGGGADESKTKKHQHIFFRLTTRASNYLARIAGSGSFYLPCIVVSLFLFFCLSFLFTSRGFVCISSSYRPVSRTAFFDFDGIDSDFGALGVPCCRSKHGKTVEWTSKDLLKGLEEFVPIYETRPIKNNMYGMGFDHSFGLWFIAHWLKPILMIESGAFKGHSTWVLRQAMPDTPIISLSPRHPEKYLKKGPAYVDGNCTYFAGKDFVDFGSVDWPKVMKERGILDLSQVLIFFDDHQNELKRIEQALKAGFHHLVFEDNYDTGTGDHYSLRQICDQSYIIGGGHSCFKDSDEARIRSRRKKLWEKAVDIEELCGPGEAWWGVRGYMRDNFNHSNKPISYAQHFQNSRYVESILDVYWELPPVAGPSLTHQTRYDPARAPTPIVEDGRYGLFQRLGLANLDKSVFNGYTQMVYLQISEQ; encoded by the exons aTGTCATCTCCTCGACCAGTGTTACAGGTACAGAGCACCACCCCAACACACCGCCATCCCAATCTCTCCGCCCCCTCAATGTTGGAGCGCACACTCTCCACCCGCCGCGTTAACTCCTACGGCGAAGGGGACGCCGAAGCTGGCGGAGGCGCCGATGAATCCAAGACCAAAAAGCACCAACACATTTTCTTCCGCCTCACAACCCGAGCCTCCAATTACCTCGCCCGAATCGCCGGTTCCGGTTCCTTCTACCTCCCTTGCATCGTCGTCtccctcttcctcttcttctgcCTCTCCTTCCTCTTCACCTCTCGCGGCTTCGTATGCATCTCCTCCTCCTACAGACCCGTCTCGCGCACCGCCTTCTTCGACTTCGACGGCATCGACTCCGATTTCGGAGCCCTCGGCGTGCCCTGCT GCAGATCGAAACATGGTAAAACTGTGGAATGGACATCAAAAGATTTGCTCAAGGGTCTAGAAGAGTTTGTTCCTATATATGAAACCCGGCCAATCAAGAACAACATGTATGGGATGGGTTTTGACCACAGCTTTGGGCTTTGGTTTATTGCCCACTGGCTGAAGCCAATTCTGATGATCGAGAGTGGTGCTTTCAAAGGACATTCCACTTGGGTTTTACGCCAGGCTATGCCAGACACACCCATTATTTCTCTTTCGCCTAGGCATCCAGAAAAGTACCTGAAAAAGGGACCAGCCTATGTTGACGGGAATTGCACATATTTTGCTGGGAAGGACTTTGTGGATTTTGGGAGTGTTGACTGGCCCAAAGTCATGAAAGAACGCGGGATTTTGGACCTTAGTCAGgttcttatattttttgatGACCATCAGAATGAATTGAAAAG AATTGAACAAGCTTTGAAAGCTGGGTTCCATCATCTTGTCTTTGAGGATAACTATGACACTGGTACTGGTGATCATTATTCATTAAGACAGATATGTGATCAATCTTATATTATAG GTGGGGGGCATAGTTGCTTTAAAGACAGTGATGAAGCCAGGATCAGGTCAAGGAGGAAGAAACTTTGGGAGAAAGCAGTTGATATAGAAGAACTGTGTGGGCCAGGTGAAGCATGGTGGGGAGTTAGAGGCTATATGCGGGATAATTTTAACCATAGTAATAAGCCAATATCTTATGCACAACATTTCCAGAATAGCCGGTATGTTGAATCTATTCTTGATGTTTACTGGGAACTACCTCCTGTTGCTGGTCCTTCCCTCACCCATCAAACCAGATATGATCCTGCTCGTGCACCCACTCCTATTGTTGAAGATGGTCGGTATGGCTTGTTCCAAAGGCTAGGTTTGGCGAACCTTGACAAATCTGTATTTAATGGATACACTCAGATGGTTTATTTACAGATATCTGAACAATAA
- the LOC114186152 gene encoding auxin-responsive protein IAA8-like isoform X2 — translation MDGGSDKLSSSSSSSSSVDGKTSSMNLKETELRLGLPGCKSPERKSGSGLCLFGKELQSKHNVCSVATPLKAGAKRGFSDAIDTSSGKRGSSVTDGSQGPALFSPRGGIVIGLDTQTNTPLANTSIKEIGAVPQSAKPVQEKNDQVAATNGHATASDAKAQVVGWPPIRSFRKNTMASNLAKNNDEGEGKPGFGCLYVKVSMDGAPYLRKVDLKTYNNYMELSSALEKMFSCFTIGQCNSPGFPGKDGLSESSLRDLLHGSEYVLTYEDKDGDWMLVGDVPWEMFTDSCRRLRIMKGSEAIGLAPRAMEKSRSQN, via the exons ATGGACGGAGGCTCTGACAAACTATCTTCTTCTTCGTCGTCGTCATCTTCTGTGGATGGTAAAACCTCGTCGATGAACCTGAAGGAGACAGAACTGAGGCTTGGTCTCCCTGGTTGCAAGTCGCCGGAGAGAAAATCTGGTTCTGGACTCTGTCTTTTTGGCAAAGAGTTGCAGAGCAAGCATAATGTTTGTTCAGTGGCAACCCCTTTGAAGGCTGGGGCTAAGAGGGGCTTCTCTGATGCTATTGACACTTCTTCTGGGAAAAGGGGTTCTTCTGTCACTGATGGATCTCAAGGACCTGCTTTGTTCTCTCCTAGAGGGGGCATTGTTATTGGTTTAGATACTCAAACTAATACCCCGCTTGCTAACACCTCCATCAAAGAGATTGGTGCAGTTCCTCAATCTGCCAAACCGGTTCAGGAAAAGAATGACCAGGTTGCTGCAACAAATGGTCATGCCACTGCTTCTGATGCAAA GGCACAGGTTGTGGGGTGGCCCCCAATTCGATCTTTCCGAAAGAACACGATGGCATCTAATTTGGCAAAAAACAATGATGAAGGCGAGGGAAAACCTGGTTTTGGTTGTCTTTATGTAAAAGTGAGTATGGATGGTGCTCCCTATCTTAGAAAGGTTGATCTCAAAACCTATAACAACTACATGGAACTTTCTTCAGCTCTTGAGAAGATGTTCAGCTGCTTTACCATTG GTCAATGCAATTCTCCTGGATTTCCTGGGAAAGATGGACTAAGTGAGAGCTCTCTGAGGGATCTTCTTCATGGATCTGAATATGTTCTTACATATGAAGATAAAGATGGAGACTGGATGCTTGTGGGTGATGTTCCTTGGGA GATGTTCACTGATTCATGTCGGAGACTAAGGATCATGAAAGGCTCTGAAGCAATTGGACTAG CTCCAAGAGCCATGGAGAAATCTCGAAGCCAAAACTAA
- the LOC114186152 gene encoding auxin-responsive protein IAA27-like isoform X1 — protein sequence MSRALEQDYIGLAEKPSMDGGSDKLSSSSSSSSSVDGKTSSMNLKETELRLGLPGCKSPERKSGSGLCLFGKELQSKHNVCSVATPLKAGAKRGFSDAIDTSSGKRGSSVTDGSQGPALFSPRGGIVIGLDTQTNTPLANTSIKEIGAVPQSAKPVQEKNDQVAATNGHATASDAKAQVVGWPPIRSFRKNTMASNLAKNNDEGEGKPGFGCLYVKVSMDGAPYLRKVDLKTYNNYMELSSALEKMFSCFTIGQCNSPGFPGKDGLSESSLRDLLHGSEYVLTYEDKDGDWMLVGDVPWEMFTDSCRRLRIMKGSEAIGLAPRAMEKSRSQN from the exons ATGTCTAGAGCATTGGAACAGGATTACATAGGGTTGGCGGAGAAACCGTCAATGGACGGAGGCTCTGACAAACTATCTTCTTCTTCGTCGTCGTCATCTTCTGTGGATGGTAAAACCTCGTCGATGAACCTGAAGGAGACAGAACTGAGGCTTGGTCTCCCTGGTTGCAAGTCGCCGGAGAGAAAATCTGGTTCTGGACTCTGTCTTTTTGGCAAAGAGTTGCAGAGCAAGCATAATGTTTGTTCAGTGGCAACCCCTTTGAAGGCTGGGGCTAAGAGGGGCTTCTCTGATGCTATTGACACTTCTTCTGGGAAAAGGGGTTCTTCTGTCACTGATGGATCTCAAGGACCTGCTTTGTTCTCTCCTAGAGGGGGCATTGTTATTGGTTTAGATACTCAAACTAATACCCCGCTTGCTAACACCTCCATCAAAGAGATTGGTGCAGTTCCTCAATCTGCCAAACCGGTTCAGGAAAAGAATGACCAGGTTGCTGCAACAAATGGTCATGCCACTGCTTCTGATGCAAA GGCACAGGTTGTGGGGTGGCCCCCAATTCGATCTTTCCGAAAGAACACGATGGCATCTAATTTGGCAAAAAACAATGATGAAGGCGAGGGAAAACCTGGTTTTGGTTGTCTTTATGTAAAAGTGAGTATGGATGGTGCTCCCTATCTTAGAAAGGTTGATCTCAAAACCTATAACAACTACATGGAACTTTCTTCAGCTCTTGAGAAGATGTTCAGCTGCTTTACCATTG GTCAATGCAATTCTCCTGGATTTCCTGGGAAAGATGGACTAAGTGAGAGCTCTCTGAGGGATCTTCTTCATGGATCTGAATATGTTCTTACATATGAAGATAAAGATGGAGACTGGATGCTTGTGGGTGATGTTCCTTGGGA GATGTTCACTGATTCATGTCGGAGACTAAGGATCATGAAAGGCTCTGAAGCAATTGGACTAG CTCCAAGAGCCATGGAGAAATCTCGAAGCCAAAACTAA